The ANME-2 cluster archaeon genome includes a region encoding these proteins:
- a CDS encoding MTAP family purine nucleoside phosphorylase: MPLRKQHDIDAVLIGGVGFRPEEYGFRDIEVTTPYGIVKAKQGTISHNDRELALALIGRHANSGSARGEHLPPHRLNYRANVWAAKALGTVRVIATNSVGTMGDHPPGSFLVANDFIDLTRSRVNTFFDEETVHVDMTEPYCPEIGKCLTDALERRGLAVQRGVYVCTEGPRFETAAEIRMLQSFGDVVGMTGLPEVVLARELGLCYATLCIITNRACGFAGKKLTADEVLDMLDKQQELLRTVILDAVALLPEQRDCDCQYATHGATIS; the protein is encoded by the coding sequence ATGCCACTCCGGAAACAGCATGACATCGATGCCGTTCTTATCGGCGGGGTGGGTTTTCGTCCTGAAGAATATGGGTTCAGGGATATTGAAGTTACCACACCGTACGGTATAGTGAAGGCAAAACAGGGAACTATTTCCCATAATGACAGGGAACTGGCACTGGCCCTGATCGGGAGGCATGCAAATAGTGGTAGTGCCAGGGGGGAACATCTGCCGCCTCACCGTCTCAATTACCGGGCAAATGTGTGGGCAGCAAAAGCACTGGGTACCGTGCGGGTGATTGCCACCAATTCGGTGGGTACCATGGGCGACCATCCACCAGGGAGTTTCCTGGTAGCGAATGATTTTATAGACCTGACCAGGTCAAGGGTCAATACTTTTTTTGATGAGGAGACCGTCCATGTGGATATGACCGAACCCTACTGTCCCGAGATAGGGAAATGTCTCACTGATGCACTGGAACGTCGCGGTCTTGCGGTCCAGAGAGGTGTGTATGTGTGCACCGAAGGACCGCGGTTCGAGACTGCGGCCGAGATACGGATGCTGCAGTCCTTCGGGGATGTTGTGGGTATGACGGGATTGCCTGAAGTGGTCCTTGCGAGGGAATTGGGGCTATGCTATGCGACACTGTGCATAATTACGAATCGGGCTTGCGGTTTTGCTGGCAAGAAACTGACTGCAGATGAAGTCCTGGATATGCTGGATAAACAACAGGAATTGCTTCGTACCGTTATCCTGGACGCAGTCGCGTTATTGCCGGAACAGAGGGATTGTGACTGCCAGTATGCGACACATGGCGCGACCATCAGTTAG